From a single Lolium rigidum isolate FL_2022 chromosome 7, APGP_CSIRO_Lrig_0.1, whole genome shotgun sequence genomic region:
- the LOC124673128 gene encoding caffeoylshikimate esterase-like, translating to MASKSGSGVAEDGSYEYKEEFVKNARGTKLFTCRWLPGKGQTVKGQVFICHGYAVECSITMRETGMRLARAGYAVHGVDYEGHGKSEGLQGYIPSFDVLVADCDAVFAAVVASTANTELPRFLLGESMGGAVALLLHRTRPDYWTGAVLVAPMCKIAEEMRPHPVVIGVLKLMTNIIPTWKIVPTADVIDAANKMQEKRDEIRNNPYCYKGKPRLQTAYELLRVSLDIENNVLGKVSLPFLIVHGGDDKVTDPSVSDLLYRSAVSHDKKLNLYPGMWHALTSGETPENIHTVFQDIIAWLDQRSSSTRSSVVAPVDMSSEMEQKAKHDEQHIDKI from the exons ATGGCGAGCAAATCCGGCAGCGGCGTGGCGGAGGATGGCAGCTACGAGTACAAGGAGGAGTTCGTGAAGAATGCCCGGGGGACGAAGCTCTTCACCTGCCGGTGGCTCCCCGGCAAGGGCCAGACGGTCAAGGGCCAAGTCTTCATCTGCCATG GGTACGCGGTGGAGTGCAGCATCACGATGCGGGAGACTGGGATGCGGCTGGCGCGGGCAGGGTACGCGGTGCACGGGGTGGACTACGAGGGCCACGGCAAGTCGGAGGGCCTCCAGGGCTACATCCCCTCCTTCGACGTCCTCGTCGCCGACTGCGACGCCGTCTTCGCCGCCGTCGTGGCATCCACCGCGAACACGGAGCTGCCACGTTTCCTGCTCGGCGAATCCATGGGCGGCGCCGTCGCGCTGCTCCTCCACCGCACGCGCCCCGACTACTGGACCGGCGCCGTCTTGGTCGCGCCCATGTGCAAG ATTGCTGAAGAGATGAGGCCACATCCGGTGGTGATCGGCGTCCTCAAGTTGATGACCAACATCATCCCCACCTGGAAGATTGTGCCAACAGCTGACGTCATCGACGCTGCCAACAAAATGCAGGAGAAGCGCGACGAGATCAGGAACAACCCCTACTGCTACAAGGGCAAGCCGCGCCTCCAGACCGCATATGAGCTCCTCAGGGTCAGCCTCGACATTGAGAACAATGTACTCGGGAAG GTTTCGTTGCCGTTCCTGATCGTGCATGGTGGGGATGACAAGGTGACGGACCCATCCGTTAGCGACCTCCTCTACCGGTCGGCAGTGAGCCATGACAAAAAGCTCAACCTCTACCCAGGCATGTGGCACGCCCTCACCTCCGGCGAGACCCCCGAAAACATCCACACTGTCTTCCAAGATATCATCGCGTGGCTCGACCAAAGATCCTCCTCCACGAGGTCATCGGTGGTGGCGCCCGTGGACATGTCGTCAGAGATGGAGCAAAAGGCTAAGCACGATGAGCAGCATATCGATAAAATATAG